One window of Trifolium pratense cultivar HEN17-A07 linkage group LG5, ARS_RC_1.1, whole genome shotgun sequence genomic DNA carries:
- the LOC123887353 gene encoding LEAF RUST 10 DISEASE-RESISTANCE LOCUS RECEPTOR-LIKE PROTEIN KINASE-like 2.3, producing MSATPNTESQTNHNITSFFSSSKKKKKKTSFFSSLFVINIMDNNNNHNHILMFSNITYISFFVIVIIIITFFPTQSHSQPQQPQSVNNYSSCAESYSYNCGSISDISYPFWGQDRPSYCGAGKLFYLNCYNNSITTIQLFSQNFTVLDIYTQIHTMVLKRTDLSQNLCSPQFNDTHFNPTLFQYPQQIVNNITIYYNCNSTVSQYILENSLCGSLNPSFCYTGGDGDEQDGLLRNCKKHIQVPVGLDFPIKEDYYGYFKRDVLESGLNKGFELKYSVNQECLSCLGNSEILVENCTLKNNNDIEKLAVSSCYYDNCLSGSNVFPTNCSPLHKNSKPLSWQRKMKAIAGSASGTFVGLSICIIIIYFIYKFIKNNQEITNSDKGIEAFLKTHEGFTIRRYKFSDIKKMTNNFEVKLGQGGYGTVYKGKLINDRLVAVKILNASKGNGEDFMNEVSSITKTSHINVVALLGFCFDRRKKVLIYELMSNGSLDKFIYNNQPGAIQSLSWEILYQIAKGIARGLEYLHRGCSTRILHFDIKPHNILLDENFCPKISDFGLARLCPKKESIISMSDARGTMGYVAPELWNRNFGGVSHKSDVYSFGMMLMEMVGGRKNIIADASQTSEIYFPHWVYNRLDLGTDLIPGEMIATEDEIAKRMSIVGLWCIQPFPNDRPTMSKVIEMLEGNMNSLEIPPKPLLSSPTRSVP from the exons ATGAGTGCTACACCAAACACAGAGTCACAGACTAATCATAATATAACATCCTTCTTTTCTAGtagcaagaaaaagaaaaaaaaaacttccttCTTTTCTTCCTTGTTTGTTATCAACATAatggataataataataatcataatcatatcCTTATGTTCTCAAATATTACATACATCTCCTTCTttgtaatagtaataataataatcacttTTTTTCCAACACAATCCCACTCTCAACCACAACAACCTCAATCAGTTAACAATTATTCAAGTTGTGCAGAATCCTACTCCTACAACTGCGGTAGCATCTCCGACATCTCTTATCCATTCTGGGGACAAGATCGTCCTTCTTACTGCGGTGCCGGCAAACTTTTTTACCTTAACTGCTACAATAACAGCATTACTACCATTCAATTATTCTCACAAAACTTTACAGTACTTGATATTTACACACAAATTCATACCATGGTACTAAAAAGAACAGATCTTTCACAAAATCTCTGTTCTCCTCAATTTAATGATACTCATTTCAATCCAACTTTGTTTCAATATCCACAACAAATTGTCAACAACATCACCATATATTATAATTGTAATTCCACTGTCTCTCAATATATACTTGAAAATTCTCTATGTGGATCTCTCAACCCTTCTTTCTGTTATACCGGCGGCGATGGTGATGAGCAAGATGGATTGTTAAGGAATTGCAAGAAACATATTCAAGTGCCAGTGGGACTAGATTTTCCTATAAAGGAAGATTATTATGGTTATTTTAAGCGTGATGTTCTTGAAAGTGGTTTGAACAAAGGATTTGAGTTGAAGTATAGTGTGAATCAGGAATGTTTAAGTTGTTTGGGAAATAGTGAAATACTAGTAGAAAATTGTACATTGAAAAACAATAATGATATAGAGAAACTTGCAGTGTCTTCTTGCTATTATGATAATTGTCTATCTGGATCCAATGTTTTTCCCACAAACTGTTCTCCTCTTCACAAAAATA GTAAGCCGTTAAGCTGGCAAAGGAAAATGAAAGCTATCGCAG GAAGTGCAAGTGGAACATTTGTTGGATTATCGATATGTATCATTATCATTTATTTCATATACAAGTTCATAAAGAATAATCAAGAGATCACAAATTCTGATAAAGGCATTGAAGCATTCTTAAAAACTCATGAAGGATTTACCATAAGAAGATACAAATTCTCAGATATAAAGAAAATGACCAACAACTTTGAAGTCAAACTAGGACAAGGTGGCTATGGTACTGTATACAAAGGAAAGCTAATCAACGACCGCCTTGTGGCCGTAAAGATATTGAATGCATCCAAAGGAAATGGTGAAGATTTTATGAATGAGGTTTCTAGCATTACTAAGACCTCTCACATTAATGTTGTTGCCCTTCTTGGATTTTGTTTTGACCGTCGCAAAAAAGTTTTGATATATGAATTAATGTCCAATGGTTCGCttgataaatttatttacaACAACCAACCTGGAGCCATTCAATCTCTGAGTTGGGAGATTCTTTATCAAATTGCTAAAGGGATAGCTCGAGGTCTAGAATACTTGCATAGGGGATGTAGCACACGAATTTTACATTTTGATATCAAACCACATAACATTCTTTTAGATGAGAATTTTTGTCCAAAGATATCGGATTTTGGGCTAGCAAGACTTTGTCCCAAGAAAGAGAGCATTATTTCAATGTCGGATGCTAGAGGGACAATGGGATATGTAGCTCCTGAATTGTGGAATAGAAATTTTGGAGGTGTTTCACATAAGTCTGATGTTTATAGTTTCGGAATGATGCTGATGGAAATGGTTGGAGGGAGGAAAAATATTATTGCTGATGCAAGTCAAACAAGTGAGATTTACTTTCCTCATTGGGTATACAATAGGCTTGATCTAGGCACTGATTTGATACCGGGCGAAATGATTGCCACAGAAGATGAGATCGCAAAGAGAATGAGCATTGTAGGATTATGGTGCATTCAACCATTTCCAAATGATAGACCTACAATGAGTAAAGTAATTGAAATGTTAGAAGGCAACATGAATTCATTGGAAATACCACCAAAACCTCTCCTTTCTTCTCCTACTAGATCAGTACCATAA